Proteins from a single region of Verrucomicrobiales bacterium:
- a CDS encoding LptF/LptG family permease translates to MKTLHWYLLRQVLATLAMTVLIFTFILLLGESLKEMLALLVNGQVSMFTLLHAIALLLPFVLVFALPMGLLTAMLLVFGRFSADQELTAARACGVSLVSLIFPILGLSVVCAGVCAAINMEFAPQCRNAYKSLLLKIGTDQATSWLSERTFIRDFPGCILYAGKVDGLKLEDVLFYQLDAEGKKKNYLRASQGNIEIDRTNRTVSLTLFNGWELISDSGPEPAWHSFAELQVPTINIPSGFSDKPRISNMSSRQLWQELRDLENRLQTVPGVGKLTSQELQQQLKASSTATNALTEPIKLQIHKQASFSFACVGFALVGIPLGIRAHRRETSVGFALSLLIVLAYYSFFILAQTLETRPDLYPHLIVWIPNFLFQGLGIVLLRRANTGV, encoded by the coding sequence ATGAAGACTCTGCACTGGTACCTGCTGCGCCAGGTTCTGGCGACCCTGGCCATGACGGTGCTGATCTTTACGTTCATTCTTCTCTTGGGAGAATCCCTGAAGGAGATGCTCGCGTTGCTGGTCAACGGCCAGGTCAGCATGTTCACGCTGCTGCACGCCATAGCGCTGCTGTTGCCCTTCGTGCTGGTGTTCGCGCTACCCATGGGCTTGCTCACCGCCATGCTCTTGGTCTTTGGAAGGTTTAGCGCCGATCAGGAACTCACCGCCGCGCGGGCCTGCGGGGTAAGCCTGGTGTCCCTCATCTTTCCTATACTGGGTCTGAGCGTCGTTTGCGCCGGGGTCTGCGCCGCGATCAACATGGAATTCGCCCCGCAGTGCCGCAATGCGTACAAGAGCCTGCTCCTGAAGATCGGCACCGACCAGGCCACGTCGTGGTTGTCCGAACGTACCTTCATTCGGGATTTCCCTGGATGTATCCTCTACGCGGGCAAGGTCGACGGCCTGAAGCTCGAAGATGTGCTGTTCTATCAACTGGATGCCGAGGGCAAAAAGAAGAACTACCTGCGTGCAAGCCAGGGCAACATCGAAATCGATCGCACCAACCGCACTGTCAGCCTGACGCTGTTCAACGGTTGGGAGCTGATCTCGGATAGTGGACCTGAGCCTGCCTGGCACTCGTTTGCTGAACTTCAGGTACCCACTATCAACATCCCCTCCGGCTTCTCCGATAAGCCCCGAATCAGCAACATGAGTTCCCGCCAGCTGTGGCAGGAACTTCGAGACCTAGAAAACCGCCTCCAGACCGTACCGGGCGTCGGAAAGCTTACCTCCCAGGAACTGCAGCAACAACTCAAGGCCTCCTCCACCGCGACCAACGCCCTTACGGAACCCATCAAGCTTCAGATTCATAAACAGGCTTCCTTCTCCTTCGCCTGCGTCGGATTCGCTCTCGTCGGGATCCCCCTGGGCATTCGGGCGCACCGACGGGAAACCAGCGTGGGATTCGCCCTATCGCTGCTTATCGTGCTCGCCTACTACAGCTTCTTCATCCTGGCCCAAACCCTCGAGACCCGGCCCGATCTCTATCCCCACCTCATCGTCTGGATCCCCAACTTCCTGTTTCAAGGCCTCGGAATCGTGCTGCTTCGCCGCGCCAATACCGGGGTGTAG